The Streptomyces uncialis genomic interval AGTCGGCGATGAAGTCTTCCAGGTCGCGCACGATCGCGGCCTTCGGCTTGGCGCCGACGATCGTCTTCGCGATCTCGCCGCCCTGATAGACATTGAGGGTCGGGATCGACATCACGCCGTACTTGGCGGCAGTGGCCGGGTTCTCGTCGATGTTCAGCTTGACGACCTCGATCTTGTCGCCGTACTCGGAGGCGATCGCTTCGAGCGACGGCGCGATCTGCCGGCACGGACCGCACCAGGCCGCCCAGAAGTCCACCAGGACGGGCTTGTCGTTCTTGAGGACGTCCTCGTCGAAGGAATCGTCGGTCACGTTCTTGAGGCTGCCAGCCACGGCGAGCTCCTTAACTCGATGATGCGATGAGGCAGTGCAGGGGAGGATCAGACAGCCGCGACAACGGCTGCCTCTTCGTCGGCCAGGGCCGCGAGGTAACGCTCGGCGTCCAGGGCGGAGGAGCACCCCGTCCCGGCGGCGGTGATCGCCTGGCGGTAGGTGTGGTCGACGACATCGCCGGCGCCGAAGACACCCGTCTGGTTGGTCTTGGTGGAGGGAGCTTCCACCTTGAGGTAGCCCTCGTCGTCGAGGTCCAGCTGGCCCTTGAACAGCTCGGTACGGGGGTCATGGCCGATGGCGATGAACAGCCCGGTGACCGGCAGCTCGGAGGTTTCACCCGTCTTGAGGTTGCGCAGCGTCACCCCGGCGAGCTTCGGGTCGCCATGGATCGCGGCGACCTCGTTGTCCCAGATGAACTTGATCTTGGGGTCCGCGAACGCGCGGTCCTGCATCGCCTTCGATGCACGGAGGCTGTCCCGGCGGTGCACGATGGTCACCGACTTGGCGAAGCGGGAGAGGAAGGTCGCCTCCTCCATCGCCGTGTCGCCGCCACCGATGACGGCGATGTCCTGGTCCTTGAAGAAGAACCCGTCACAGGTCGCGCACCAGGAGACGCCACGACCGGAGAGCGCGTCCTCGTTCGGGAGGCCGAGCTTGCGGTGCTGCGAACCGGTGGTGATGATCACGGCCTTGGCCCGGTGCACGGTACCGGCGGTGTCCGTGACGGTCTTGATCTCGCCCGTGAGATCGACGGCCACCACATCGTCCGGTACCAGCTCCGCGCCGAAGCGCTCGGCCTGGCCGCGCATGTTGTCCATGAGGGCCGGGCCCATGATGCCGTCCTGGAAGCCAGGAAAGTTCTCCACCTCGGTGGTGTTCATCAGCGCGCCACCCGCGGTGACAGCGCCCTCGAAGACCAGAGGCTTCAGCGACGCGCGTGCGGTGTAGAGCGCGGCCGTGTATCCGGCGGGCCCTGAGCCGATGATGATCACGTTACGGACGTCGCTCACGGCTTCATTCCTCGTCTCTGGAGACTGCTGCTTACTGCCAGGGTGGGAAGTCGACTGGTAGAGCTCCCACACCACCCAACGGATACTACGGGGCGTGCATTCCCCTACGGTGCCGGGCACACTGGCGGCCCGGTGCGGACGCCCGCCCGATCTTGTGGCCACCTCATGCCGACGCCCTCGACCGTGCGGGCCAAGGGCGTCCCGGACAGCGGCGCGGGGGTGTCAGTCGCGGGCGTACGAGTGACTGAAGAGCACCTCGCCCGAGGCATCCGCCGAGCGCTGAGCGACACAGGCGGTGTCGACCAGATAGGCCGAGACCTGCCCGCTGTCGGAGGGATGGGGCAGCACGACCAGGAGGGCATTCCGGCCCTTGAAGGTTCCCTGCTCGGCGGCCAGGGGAGCGTCACTGCGGCCGATGCCCTGCTGCACACACGCGGGTACCTGCACGGCCGCCGCTGTCGTTGTGTCCTCACCGCGCAGCGGAGTGTTGGGGCGGCTCGGATCCGAACTGGAATGGGCTCCGAAAGAAGAGGACCCGGTCGACTCCGCGGCAGACGGCTTCTCCGCCAACAGCTTCGAGACCCGCTTCTCCAGCTCATCGGTGGAGAAGCCACTGGTGCCGCTGGTCCCTCGGATGGGCCGGTGGGTCGAGGTGTCCCGGGATGAGGAGTCGCTGTCGAGCGACTGCACCAGGAAGGTGCCCAAGCCGATCGCGGCCACGGTGAAGACAGCGCCGATGGAGACGGTCCGGCGGCGGCCGGTCCGCTGACGGCCACCCCGACCGGGCCCGGTGGAAGTACGAGCGTGCCCTGCGGGACGGTCGGTGGTGGATACCAGGGGCGATGTTCCACGTGAAACATGCGCGGTTCCACGTGAAACATTCTCGGTCCCCGTACGCGCGCGCCCCGACCCGGTCGTCTCCTGGGCCTCGACGACATCCTTCTCGACGGTGTTCCGGCCCCCGGGGACGGCCGCTGCTTCCGGGGCCGACCGGGGGGCCGACGGCGCGGTCGCGGAACCGGACGCGGTGAGCGGGCGGGATGTCTGCGCCGGGCCGATCGTGGATGACTCCGCCCCGTGCATGGCCTCTGCCGTGAGTGCGAGGTCGATCCTGGTGATCACATCGTCCGGCATGGGCCCGGTGTCCGGGACGTCGCCCAGCAGATCACGGATCTCTTCGAGTGAGGCGTACAGATCGGCGCAGTCGCCGCACCCGCCGAGATGCAGACGCAGATCCGTGGCACGGCCGAGGGACAGCAGGCCCTCCGTGAGGTCCGACAGCTCCTCGACGCCCGGATGCCCGGTCGTATCGGTGCTCGAAGTCACGCTCGCCCACCTCCGCCCTTCACAGCAGTGGAATCGGTCGCCCCGGAATCGGGTGCTTCCCCTGCGGGTGGGACGGATGTCCCCGAAGACTGGTTCCTCTTTCGGCCGTGCTTCTTGCCCTCCGTGTCCTCCGTCCGCGTCCGGAGGTGGGAGAGCAGCGGCAGCAGTCTCGCGCGACCCCGGGCACAACGGCTCTTCACCGTGCCCGGCGGTACGTCGAGAACCTGTGAGGCTTCGGCGACGGAGTAGCCCTGCATGTCCACCAGGACCAGGGCGGCCCGCTGGTCGGGAGGCAGTGTGGCCAGCGCGTCGATCAGCTGCCGGTGGAGATCGTTGCGCTCGGCCGGGGCATAGGCCGACTCATGGGGCTCCAGCAACTGCTCCAGCCGCTCGGTGTCGTCCACCGGCGCCGTCTTGCGTGACGCGGCTTTCCGGACCCGGTCCAGACAGGCGTTCACGGTGATGCGGTGCAGCCAGGTGGTGACGGCGGACTGGCCGCGGAAGGTGTGTGCGGCCCGGTACGCGGAGACCAAGGCGTCCTGGACGGCGTCGGCCGCCTCCTCCCGGTCCCCCAGGGTCCGCAGGGCCACGGCCCACAGCCGGTCGCGGTGGCGCCGGACCAGCTCGCCGAAGGCGTCCGCGTCCCCGTCCACGTGGCGTGCAAGAAGGTCGTGGTCGCTCACCCCGTCGTACGCGGCGTCGGACACGGTCGAACCACCCTCCCCGGACGTCTGCGTGCGGTCAGCCGGTGAACTTCACATCGGTGATGCCCTGCTTGTACCCGGCACCACTGAACTGATCGCCGGAAGCGTAGGGCAAGTCGGTGAGCCACACCACGACGTACCGGGTCTTGACCGGTTTGTCGACGTCGATCTTCAGCTCCTGGCCCTGGGTGGTGGCCGTGGCGAGCTTCTTCATGGACGTGAGCGGCGTCGAGGAGGACACCGAGTCCGCCGCGTACAGGGACCCCGTGGTGCGGTCCCCGGCGTAGCTGAGCCCTATCGACGCGGACGCGACGGCCTTCTCGGAACCGAGGTCGTAGACCAGTCCCACGCCCTGCTTGAAGGGAGCCAGCGTGGGCCCTCCCCGGAAGGAGTAGCTGCGCCAGTAGGTGGAGCTGTCGCCGTCGTAGGTCAGTCCGGCGTCGGCCGCGTGCTGCGGCTTGCCGTCCGGGTAGTACTCCTGCGCGGTCTGGATCTTCAGCGGCGCGAGAGGCTTCTTCTCGGCGTTCTTCTTGCTGGTGTCCCTGGTCTGGGACTCGCTGGGCTCGTTCGGGTTGTCCTGGTCCATCAGCGCATCCGCGAGCTGCCAGCTCCCGAGGCCCAGGGCGGCGATCAACAGCGCGGAGACGGCCCACTTGAGGGCCTTCCCGGTGCGGCTGTGGAGCGGCGGCGGAGGAAGCGGGATATGGGCCGTGGAACGGGCAGGGGCACCGGCGGGCCGGCCGTACGAGCCCTGCTGGTAGGTGGTCCGCTGGTATTCCGGCGGATTGGTGAACGTGGGCTCCGGCGGACGGATACGCGGCATCTCACCGACGGCCCGCGCCAGATCCTCCGGTGTGGTGCACGGCGGCTCCTGCCGGGAAGCGGTGGCTCCCTCGTTGACAAGGGCACGCATGGCGAGCTCGGCGAGACCGCGGTGCACTCCGGCGCGCACCTGATCGGGGGAGATCAGCCCGACGCCCTTGGGCAGCCCGCGCAGACCATGCGCGTCGTTCTCGTAGGGCCAGCGCTGGGTGAGGGAGGCGTACAGGAGTGCGCCGATCGCCTCGGTGTCGGTGCGCTGAGGGGTCTGTGAGGTGATGCCCCGCAGCGCCGCGTTGACCGCCAGGCCCCGGATGCGCCACTGGCCGGACGCGGTCCGCAGCACCGCGCTCGGGGTGAGCCTCAGATGGGCCAGCCCCTCACGGTGTGCGGCGGCCATCGCCTGGGCCACCTGGTCGACCATCTCGTAGGCGTGGTGGACCTCCAGCGGGCCCGCGGCGAGCAGGGCCGTCAGCTCGGTCGCGTCGGGCAGCCATTCATGGACCACATAGACGAGGTCGTTCTCCTCGACCGCGTCCAGGACATGGACGAAGCGAGGGTCGCCCAGCAGCGCCGACGAGCGGGACGCGGCCAGCACGGACCGCGCTCGGGGATGGTCCGCGGGCAGGATGTGGACACCGGTCGCCCGGCGGAGCTTCTCGTCCACCGCGCGCCAGCTGCTGAATCCGTCCAGACGGGTGACGCACTCCTCAAGGCGGTAGCGTCTGGCGAGTTTGTGCCCGCTGTGCAACTCCGGCGGTGCGGTCTTCTCGGCTCCGCCCGCCGTGCCGGTGTTCTCCGCGTCCGTGTCCGTGGTGTTCTGCTCCCCGGTCTCGCCGGTCCTGGCCACCCCGTCGGCCGTGGACTGCCCCGCCTTGGCGGTCAGCGGTTCGTCACCGCTGTTGTCTGCCACGTCGACGGCAGCCGTGCTCCGTTCCGCCACCGTCGTTCCTGCCTCCCCATCCGTTGCGCTCTGTCGACGCCAAAGCCAATTGTGCCCACAGTCCGGTGCTATGCACGACACGCAAAGGCGGCCGATGGTTGTGCGACTTCCCCGTACTCAGCGTCCCAGACGTCCCCGGACCATGCCGACCATCGAGTTCAGCTCCTCGATCCGCATCCTGCGGGCCGCCACGTAGAACACCGCCAGTAGGGCGAAAGTACCGAAGACGAGTGCGGTCGCGGAGCCCAGCGCACCCTGCCCGAGGAGTCCCGTGATCCCGAAACCGACCGCACCGCCGACGAGGGCCGCCGGGACGCACGCCAGCGACAGCCGGGCGTACGT includes:
- the trxA gene encoding thioredoxin, encoding MAGSLKNVTDDSFDEDVLKNDKPVLVDFWAAWCGPCRQIAPSLEAIASEYGDKIEVVKLNIDENPATAAKYGVMSIPTLNVYQGGEIAKTIVGAKPKAAIVRDLEDFIAD
- the trxB gene encoding thioredoxin-disulfide reductase, whose protein sequence is MSDVRNVIIIGSGPAGYTAALYTARASLKPLVFEGAVTAGGALMNTTEVENFPGFQDGIMGPALMDNMRGQAERFGAELVPDDVVAVDLTGEIKTVTDTAGTVHRAKAVIITTGSQHRKLGLPNEDALSGRGVSWCATCDGFFFKDQDIAVIGGGDTAMEEATFLSRFAKSVTIVHRRDSLRASKAMQDRAFADPKIKFIWDNEVAAIHGDPKLAGVTLRNLKTGETSELPVTGLFIAIGHDPRTELFKGQLDLDDEGYLKVEAPSTKTNQTGVFGAGDVVDHTYRQAITAAGTGCSSALDAERYLAALADEEAAVVAAV
- a CDS encoding anti-sigma factor — translated: MTSSTDTTGHPGVEELSDLTEGLLSLGRATDLRLHLGGCGDCADLYASLEEIRDLLGDVPDTGPMPDDVITRIDLALTAEAMHGAESSTIGPAQTSRPLTASGSATAPSAPRSAPEAAAVPGGRNTVEKDVVEAQETTGSGRARTGTENVSRGTAHVSRGTSPLVSTTDRPAGHARTSTGPGRGGRQRTGRRRTVSIGAVFTVAAIGLGTFLVQSLDSDSSSRDTSTHRPIRGTSGTSGFSTDELEKRVSKLLAEKPSAAESTGSSSFGAHSSSDPSRPNTPLRGEDTTTAAAVQVPACVQQGIGRSDAPLAAEQGTFKGRNALLVVLPHPSDSGQVSAYLVDTACVAQRSADASGEVLFSHSYARD
- the sigM gene encoding RNA polymerase sigma factor SigM; protein product: MSDAAYDGVSDHDLLARHVDGDADAFGELVRRHRDRLWAVALRTLGDREEAADAVQDALVSAYRAAHTFRGQSAVTTWLHRITVNACLDRVRKAASRKTAPVDDTERLEQLLEPHESAYAPAERNDLHRQLIDALATLPPDQRAALVLVDMQGYSVAEASQVLDVPPGTVKSRCARGRARLLPLLSHLRTRTEDTEGKKHGRKRNQSSGTSVPPAGEAPDSGATDSTAVKGGGGRA
- a CDS encoding protein kinase family protein, which gives rise to MAERSTAAVDVADNSGDEPLTAKAGQSTADGVARTGETGEQNTTDTDAENTGTAGGAEKTAPPELHSGHKLARRYRLEECVTRLDGFSSWRAVDEKLRRATGVHILPADHPRARSVLAASRSSALLGDPRFVHVLDAVEENDLVYVVHEWLPDATELTALLAAGPLEVHHAYEMVDQVAQAMAAAHREGLAHLRLTPSAVLRTASGQWRIRGLAVNAALRGITSQTPQRTDTEAIGALLYASLTQRWPYENDAHGLRGLPKGVGLISPDQVRAGVHRGLAELAMRALVNEGATASRQEPPCTTPEDLARAVGEMPRIRPPEPTFTNPPEYQRTTYQQGSYGRPAGAPARSTAHIPLPPPPLHSRTGKALKWAVSALLIAALGLGSWQLADALMDQDNPNEPSESQTRDTSKKNAEKKPLAPLKIQTAQEYYPDGKPQHAADAGLTYDGDSSTYWRSYSFRGGPTLAPFKQGVGLVYDLGSEKAVASASIGLSYAGDRTTGSLYAADSVSSSTPLTSMKKLATATTQGQELKIDVDKPVKTRYVVVWLTDLPYASGDQFSGAGYKQGITDVKFTG